The following proteins are co-located in the Castanea sativa cultivar Marrone di Chiusa Pesio chromosome 8, ASM4071231v1 genome:
- the LOC142605823 gene encoding uncharacterized protein LOC142605823 — MQQNSVDLSISQVYRSRNAVRGLIIGNEEAQYGLLRNYAEMIRRIDVGSKVILETVMENENAEPKFKRMYIRYNAQKVGFLGGCRPFVGLDGCHLKGGFGGQLLSATAKDKNDNIFPVTMAVVEQETKDSWIWFLEQFADDIGKLEELNLVFISDRQKGLLPAMQTLFPTVEHRYCVKHIYNNFKVNHNGMELKSVLWRCAGTTSAREFEREMEHLKSLDEEAWKYLADIEPAQWTRSHFSSRALTDCLVNNLSESFNSMIVKARDKPILSMLE; from the exons ATGCAGCAGAATTCTGTTGATTTGAGTATTAGTCAGGTGTATAGATCAAGGAATGCAGTTAGGGGACTGATTATTGGGAATGAAGAGGCTCAGTATGGCCTACTTAGAAATTATGCAGAAATGATAAGAAGGATAGATGTAGGAAGCAAAGTGATTTTGGAAACAGTGATGGAAAATGAGAATGCAGAACCCAAGTTTAAAAGGATGTACATTAGGTACAATGCTCAGAAGGTTGGCTTTCTAGGTGGTTGTCGACCCTTTGTTGGGCTGGATGGATGCCACTTAAAGGGGGGGTTTGGTGGACAATTATTGTCTGCCACTGCCAAGGATAAAAATGACAATATATTCCCAGTGACAATGGCTGTGGTTGAGCAAGAAACCAAGGACAGCTGGATCTGGTTCTTAGAGCAGTTTGCAGATGACATTGGCAAGCTAGAGGAGCTCAATCTGGTATTCATTAGTGACAGGCAGAAG GGCCTTCTACCTGCAATGCAGACTCTATTCCCAACTGTGGAGCATAGGTATTGTGTGAAGCACATATACAACAACTTTAAGGTTAACCACAATGGCATGGAGTTGAAGAGTGTACTATGGAGGTGTGCTGGTACAACATCAGCCAGGGAATTTGAGAGGGAGATGGAGCATCTTAAGAGTTTGGATGAAGAAGCTTGGAAGTACCTGGCTGATATAGAGCCTGCACAGTGGACCAGATCCCACTTTTCTTCAAGAGCTTTGACAGATTGTCTGGTAAACAATCTGAGTGAGAGTTTTAACTCTATGATTGTGAAGGCTAGAGACAAGCCCATCTTATCAATGCTGGAGTGA